A single window of Zea mays cultivar B73 chromosome 10, Zm-B73-REFERENCE-NAM-5.0, whole genome shotgun sequence DNA harbors:
- the LOC100381523 gene encoding uncharacterized LOC100381523 — protein MAKVKQGTEQAHGTGYGGSGFKFNEEEDEARKTAKKAQAREYGYEEDKSDSDSDDEGGVRKAGGDLAAQAIANAHAAAALVANKAANNANQQIPGSATAPLIPLLTASNQQNDEATARALQAAMNLQQNLARIQAHAVPEHYEAELEINDFPQNARWRITHKETLAPIQDWTGAAITTRGTYIPQGKIVGANERKLYLFIEGPTESSVKKAKAELKRVLEDCANQALNLPGSAQTGKYSVI, from the coding sequence ATGGCTAAGGTGAAACAGGGAACTGAGCAGGCCCATGGCACAGGCTATGGTGGTAGTGGTTTTAAGTTTAACGAGGAAGAGGATGAAGCACGGAAGACCGCGAAGAAGGCTCAGGCAAGGGAATATGGATATGAGGAGGACAAGTCAGATTCAGATTCTGATGATGAAGGGGGAGTGCGTAAGGCAGGAGGTGATCTGGCAGCACAAGCTATTGCCAATGCTCATGCAGCTGCTGCTTTGGTTGCAAACAAGGCTGCTAATAATGCAAATCAGCAAATACCAGGATCTGCAACAGCCCCCTTGATTCCTTTACTCACAGCATCAAACCAACAAAATGATGAGGCCACTGCTCGGGCACTTCAGGCTGCAATGAACTTGCAACAAAATCTGGCAAGGATACAGGCCCATGCAGTTCCAGAACACTATGAGGCTGAACTTGAGATTAATGATTTCCCACAGAATGCCCGTTGGAGAATCACTCACAAAGAGACACTGGCCCCTATTCAGGACTGGACTGGTGCTGCTATCACTACGAGGGGAACATATATTCCTCAAGGAAAAATTGTTGGTGCAAATGAGCGCAAGCTTTACCTGTTTATCGAGGGCCCGACAGAGTCTTCTGTGAAGAAGGCGAAAGCAGAATTAAAACGTGTCCTTGAGGATTGTGCAAACCAGGCTCTAAATCTTCCTGGATCTGCTCAAACTGGAAAATATTCTGTTATTTGA
- the LOC100193200 gene encoding zinc finger CCCH domain-containing protein 56 isoform X2 has product MDYTNAIHIIPDAAGPDAWANAASAAGADASIWATEDDYRQWSAEPGYGDRNPSSRAGSEQPPPGKKARGGGGGSDSGGGGSTSKSRAIGKMFFKTKLCCKFRAGTCPYVTNCNFAHGMEELRKPPPNWQEIVAAHEEATEQREEHQIPIMTSGSVVAGDGGGGSGGGSQGGRAFKGRHCKKFYTEEGCPYGDTCTFLHDEQSKARESVAISLSPTVGGGGYNAASANGVMVQKPSNWKTRICNKWEMTGYCPFGSKCHFAHGSTELHKYGGGLVDIDGRDILSTPDSKQAGGSAKAPLESAAASTALPPHADVYHLGIQSQRSAIASQRSGQLQRPIQKWKGPDKISRIYGDWIDENE; this is encoded by the exons ATGGACTACACCAACGCCATCCACATCATCCCGGACGCCGCGGGCCCCGACGCCTGGGCCAACGCGGCGTCGGCCGCGGGCGCCGACGCCAGCATCTGGGCCACCGAGGACGACTACCGCCAGTGGAGCGCCGAACCAGGCTACGGCGACCGGAACCCCTCGTCGCGGGCGGGGAGCGAGCAGCCGCCGCCGGGCAAGAAGGCTCGCGGCGGGGGCGGCGGCAGCGAtagcggcggcggtggcagcacGAGCAAGTCGCGCGCCATTGGCAAGATGTTCTTCAAGACCAAGCTCTGCTGCAAGTTCCGGGCCGGGACCTGTCCCTACGTCACCAACTGCAACTTCGCGCATGGCATGGAGGAGCTCCGGAAGCCACCGCCCAACTGGCAGGAGATCGTGGCCGCCCACGAGGAGGCCACGGAGCAGCGGGAGGAGCACCAGATCCCCATCATGACATCTGGAAGTGTTGTAGCTGGAGACGGCGGCGGTGGCAGTGGTGGCGGCTCGCAGGGGGGCAGGGCATTCAAGGGCCGTCACTGCAAGAAGTTCTACACTGAAGAGGGCTGCCCCTATGGTGACACATGCACCTTCCTGCATGATGAGCAGTCTAAGGCACGGGAGAGCGTGGCCATCAGTCTCTCGCCCACCGTTGGTGGTGGGGGATACAATGCTGCCTCCGCCAACGGAGTGATGGTGCAGAAGCCGTCCAACTGGAAGACAAGGATCTGTAACAAGTGGGAGATGACTGGATACTGcccatttgggagcaaatgccacTTTGCTCATGGTTCTACCG AACTTCACAAGTACGGAGGGGGCCTCGTGGACATCGACGGCAGGGACATCTTGTCCACTCCTGATTCGAAGCAAGCCGGTGGCTCTGCTAAAGCTCCTCTAGAGTCTGCTGCTGCGTCCACTGCGTTGCCCCCTCATGCAGACGTGTACCATCTCGGCATCCAGTCGCAGCGCTCGGCCATCGCCAGCCAGAGGTCTGGACAGCTGCAAAGGCCCATCCAGAAATGGAAGGGCCCTGACAAGATCAGCAGGATCTATGGAGACTGGATAGATGAGAACGAATAG
- the LOC100193200 gene encoding zinc finger CCCH domain-containing protein 56 isoform X1 produces the protein MDYTNAIHIIPDAAGPDAWANAASAAGADASIWATEDDYRQWSAEPGYGDRNPSSRAGSEQPPPGKKARGGGGGSDSGGGGSTSKSRAIGKMFFKTKLCCKFRAGTCPYVTNCNFAHGMEELRKPPPNWQEIVAAHEEATEQREEHQIPIMTSGSVVAGDGGGGSGGGSQGGRAFKGRHCKKFYTEEGCPYGDTCTFLHDEQSKARESVAISLSPTVGGGGYNAASANGVMVQKPSNWKTRICNKWEMTGYCPFGSKCHFAHGSTAIIAELHKYGGGLVDIDGRDILSTPDSKQAGGSAKAPLESAAASTALPPHADVYHLGIQSQRSAIASQRSGQLQRPIQKWKGPDKISRIYGDWIDENE, from the exons ATGGACTACACCAACGCCATCCACATCATCCCGGACGCCGCGGGCCCCGACGCCTGGGCCAACGCGGCGTCGGCCGCGGGCGCCGACGCCAGCATCTGGGCCACCGAGGACGACTACCGCCAGTGGAGCGCCGAACCAGGCTACGGCGACCGGAACCCCTCGTCGCGGGCGGGGAGCGAGCAGCCGCCGCCGGGCAAGAAGGCTCGCGGCGGGGGCGGCGGCAGCGAtagcggcggcggtggcagcacGAGCAAGTCGCGCGCCATTGGCAAGATGTTCTTCAAGACCAAGCTCTGCTGCAAGTTCCGGGCCGGGACCTGTCCCTACGTCACCAACTGCAACTTCGCGCATGGCATGGAGGAGCTCCGGAAGCCACCGCCCAACTGGCAGGAGATCGTGGCCGCCCACGAGGAGGCCACGGAGCAGCGGGAGGAGCACCAGATCCCCATCATGACATCTGGAAGTGTTGTAGCTGGAGACGGCGGCGGTGGCAGTGGTGGCGGCTCGCAGGGGGGCAGGGCATTCAAGGGCCGTCACTGCAAGAAGTTCTACACTGAAGAGGGCTGCCCCTATGGTGACACATGCACCTTCCTGCATGATGAGCAGTCTAAGGCACGGGAGAGCGTGGCCATCAGTCTCTCGCCCACCGTTGGTGGTGGGGGATACAATGCTGCCTCCGCCAACGGAGTGATGGTGCAGAAGCCGTCCAACTGGAAGACAAGGATCTGTAACAAGTGGGAGATGACTGGATACTGcccatttgggagcaaatgccacTTTGCTCATGGTTCTACCG CTATAATTGCAGAACTTCACAAGTACGGAGGGGGCCTCGTGGACATCGACGGCAGGGACATCTTGTCCACTCCTGATTCGAAGCAAGCCGGTGGCTCTGCTAAAGCTCCTCTAGAGTCTGCTGCTGCGTCCACTGCGTTGCCCCCTCATGCAGACGTGTACCATCTCGGCATCCAGTCGCAGCGCTCGGCCATCGCCAGCCAGAGGTCTGGACAGCTGCAAAGGCCCATCCAGAAATGGAAGGGCCCTGACAAGATCAGCAGGATCTATGGAGACTGGATAGATGAGAACGAATAG